A single genomic interval of Bacteroidota bacterium harbors:
- a CDS encoding sce7726 family protein, which translates to MTINNNIESLRSLSQLFTTANFNRIIRKREYNNTFARVNKHISYKENITNLELFNKIYNKLLSSYKSEYIYKNILINKKLIKNYSHRSTAAINELKINKSIADFVLLNGEVQIFEIKTELDSLAKLETQIFDYFHFASKVYIVSSPKHISKLIKKYKETAVGIIELTTNNAIKEIKPAYKNTSFLKHYTIFKILRQNEYLEVLKAYSIKIPDVPNTKLFRECLNLSEQINIIDFQKSAIKILKKRNIKNPELLKSEKAPNYLKYICFSLDFSEAEYEELNSFLNKTNSKCISHT; encoded by the coding sequence ATGACTATTAACAATAATATTGAAAGTCTTAGGAGTTTATCACAACTATTCACAACTGCCAATTTTAATAGAATTATTAGAAAAAGGGAATACAATAATACTTTTGCCAGAGTTAACAAGCATATTTCTTATAAAGAAAATATTACTAACTTAGAATTATTTAATAAGATATATAATAAACTTCTATCTTCATATAAAAGCGAATATATTTATAAGAATATCTTAATTAATAAAAAATTAATAAAAAATTATAGCCATAGAAGTACTGCGGCTATTAACGAGCTTAAGATAAACAAATCAATTGCCGATTTTGTGTTACTAAATGGGGAGGTTCAAATCTTTGAAATAAAAACAGAATTGGATAGTCTTGCAAAATTAGAAACACAAATATTTGATTATTTTCATTTTGCCTCTAAAGTTTATATTGTTTCTAGCCCAAAACATATTTCAAAACTAATTAAAAAATATAAAGAAACTGCCGTAGGCATTATAGAATTGACGACTAATAATGCGATAAAAGAAATAAAACCAGCGTATAAAAACACTTCTTTTTTGAAGCATTATACAATATTTAAAATCTTAAGACAGAACGAATATTTAGAAGTTTTAAAAGCATACTCTATTAAAATTCCAGATGTACCTAATACCAAATTGTTTCGTGAATGTTTAAATCTAAGTGAACAAATTAATATTATTGATTTTCAAAAATCAGCAATAAAAATATTAAAAAAAAGAAATATAAAGAATCCTGAATTATTAAAAAGCGAAAAAGCACCAAATTATTTAAAATATATATGCTTTTCATTAGATTTCTCTGAAGCAGAATATGAAGAATTAAATTCATTCCTAAATAAAACAAACTCAAAATGTATTTCCCATACTTAA
- a CDS encoding sce7725 family protein, with protein MYFPYLRGKQFELIALRELSSLMLKYRDKISPIIEPIKESSTLKSTLKKMIENNINFNIILNPKVGSIENPFDKIVKMLSEQINAYSNFQLAIIVDKKTEQHISNIIEFLKNIQLNNNGITLIHYSEIENNTINKLESQLDIKYNLIYFSKTSRRYYREFKLDTRVSLDDYFKRLAKNADYLDVPVSDFSEEYKYYVEDGFKGFSDFLTIGDNYSESGFLPRAVAIHLSYIDNNKIKVQHFTSDSNQDSSDVGGKFAEALEKLVNWCNANNIDSKGVDIFKGLYASGHFPGLGSVKKISIMNHIEIVLKNI; from the coding sequence ATGTATTTCCCATACTTAAGAGGTAAACAATTCGAATTAATAGCTCTAAGAGAACTTAGCTCTCTAATGCTTAAATATAGAGATAAGATATCGCCAATAATTGAGCCTATCAAGGAATCTAGCACTTTAAAAAGTACTTTAAAAAAAATGATAGAGAATAATATTAATTTCAATATTATCCTAAATCCAAAAGTTGGCAGCATAGAAAACCCTTTTGATAAAATTGTCAAAATGTTATCTGAACAAATTAATGCTTATTCCAATTTTCAATTGGCAATTATTGTGGACAAAAAAACTGAACAACATATTTCTAATATAATTGAATTTTTAAAAAATATTCAACTCAATAACAATGGAATTACTTTAATACATTATTCCGAAATTGAAAATAATACAATAAATAAATTAGAATCACAATTAGATATTAAATACAATTTAATCTATTTTTCTAAAACTAGCAGAAGATATTATAGAGAATTTAAACTTGACACAAGGGTTAGTTTAGACGATTATTTTAAAAGATTAGCTAAAAATGCAGATTACTTAGATGTTCCGGTTAGTGATTTTTCAGAAGAATACAAATATTATGTAGAAGATGGATTTAAAGGATTTAGTGATTTTTTGACTATTGGAGACAACTATTCCGAATCAGGATTTTTACCAAGAGCTGTTGCTATCCACCTTTCATACATTGATAATAACAAAATTAAAGTACAGCATTTTACATCTGACTCAAATCAAGACTCTTCCGATGTTGGAGGTAAGTTTGCAGAAGCTCTTGAAAAACTTGTAAATTGGTGTAATGCAAATAACATAGATTCAAAAGGTGTAGATATTTTTAAAGGCCTTTATGCAAGTGGTCATTTCCCAGGTTTAGGTAGTGTTAAAAAAATATCCATAATGAATCACATAGAAATAGTTCTTAAAAATATTTAG